In one Natronosalvus amylolyticus genomic region, the following are encoded:
- a CDS encoding DUF7289 family protein, producing the protein MGSTICEDSRGATPVVGLTLLIGIALIGSLGIFIVGLDLIGAQQQQAENERAEQSFIELKQSMHTQGYQSDTSQTINLDLGDGGAIIRDDAGSISVDYENLSEEFEEPITFGAIEYEGHDGGIYALEGGAVIRGTGENAQMVSGPRIEYDGVTNTLNFQLVEAVGEGQLDSDSISLKMNSSEGYSSVVEDEQVIITIESRYWGAWEQYFINEIGERGVLAEPIEESDKGKVRVDLGRIDRPTPFENAVHVREEPTVRGEAGGIDGEVEVNDSLEPIDNEIWELVATAEKEYTNEGELTGGTLEAGEYYADEVNLGDDLTVDLENGDVVLVVNGSLNVNNEFRVTNWGENELQIYTTGDISIDDQMCVDQTECTGSFPDRQGNKPGPGEINAQHLQVYGTSEFELTMSGDSYFEGVVYAPAGENGSSTLEESGNFIIDGSVVVGHVDIGGTSEISHHGHLEFLDPAIGGPVQPPEITYLNIAHQQIEVSQD; encoded by the coding sequence ATGGGCTCTACAATTTGTGAGGATTCAAGAGGGGCCACTCCTGTTGTCGGGCTTACACTTCTCATTGGCATTGCCTTAATTGGTTCTCTTGGAATTTTTATCGTGGGATTAGACCTGATCGGAGCCCAGCAACAACAAGCTGAAAATGAACGTGCTGAACAGAGTTTCATTGAACTCAAACAGTCGATGCACACCCAAGGTTATCAATCAGATACCAGCCAAACGATCAATTTAGACCTTGGCGACGGAGGTGCAATAATTCGAGACGATGCAGGATCAATCTCAGTGGATTACGAGAATCTCAGCGAGGAATTTGAAGAACCCATTACCTTTGGGGCTATAGAATACGAAGGACATGATGGGGGAATATATGCGCTTGAGGGGGGTGCAGTGATTCGAGGAACTGGCGAAAATGCACAGATGGTTTCGGGACCACGTATCGAATATGACGGGGTAACAAACACCCTCAATTTCCAACTGGTTGAGGCCGTTGGTGAAGGCCAGTTAGACTCAGATTCGATAAGTCTGAAAATGAACAGTAGCGAGGGTTACAGTTCCGTCGTCGAAGATGAGCAGGTGATAATAACAATAGAAAGCAGATATTGGGGTGCTTGGGAACAGTATTTCATCAACGAGATCGGGGAACGTGGTGTCCTTGCAGAACCAATAGAAGAAAGTGACAAAGGAAAAGTGAGAGTAGATCTCGGCCGAATCGATCGTCCAACACCGTTTGAGAACGCTGTCCACGTCCGAGAAGAACCAACTGTGCGTGGAGAGGCGGGCGGAATTGATGGCGAAGTGGAAGTAAATGATTCTCTTGAACCAATTGACAATGAAATTTGGGAATTAGTAGCAACTGCAGAAAAAGAGTACACGAATGAAGGAGAACTAACTGGAGGGACTCTCGAAGCTGGCGAGTATTACGCAGATGAAGTAAATCTTGGTGATGATCTTACTGTTGATCTCGAGAATGGAGACGTTGTTCTGGTGGTGAACGGAAGTTTAAACGTAAACAATGAATTCCGTGTCACAAACTGGGGCGAGAATGAATTGCAAATATACACTACTGGAGATATCTCAATCGATGATCAGATGTGCGTAGATCAAACCGAGTGCACCGGCTCATTTCCAGATAGGCAAGGAAATAAACCAGGACCCGGTGAAATCAACGCTCAACATCTTCAGGTGTATGGAACTTCAGAATTTGAGTTAACAATGAGTGGGGATTCGTATTTTGAGGGCGTCGTTTACGCACCTGCTGGTGAAAACGGAAGTTCAACCCTTGAAGAAAGTGGCAATTTCATCATAGATGGGTCTGTTGTTGTTGGGCATGTTGATATCGGTGGTACGTCAGAAATCAGCCACCATGGTCATCTAGAATTCCTGGACCCTGCGATCGGAGGTCCAGTTCAACCACCAGAAATTACGTACCTAAATATTGCACACCAACAAATAGAAGTAAGCCAGGACTAG
- a CDS encoding phosphoadenosine phosphosulfate reductase family protein: protein MSENFPDYVDVNYQDGTDQDPTDYPHVHEKIEKAIEVTRQGLEQYENPAVMWTGGKDSTLVLYIVKEVADRFDLEVPPAIFIDHYQHFDEIIEFVDHWAEEWDLDVIFARNTNIGEYVDEHGLEPGDDIPVADLDEHNRHHIENILEYEDESFPFLLDTYAGNHLLKTVALNDALEEYDIDGVISGVRWDEQEARADETFFSPRHDPDIYPPHDRVQPILHFEERAVWEAFWQFVVPDTVEHFPDEGYVPESADDLPEGVEQADIPVSPKYWEGFRSLGSEISTKKAEDEPAWLQDLEGTTERAGRAQDKEDLMARLRDLGYM, encoded by the coding sequence ATGTCCGAGAACTTTCCCGACTACGTCGACGTCAACTATCAAGACGGCACCGATCAGGATCCAACGGATTACCCGCACGTGCACGAAAAGATCGAGAAGGCCATCGAGGTCACCCGCCAGGGCCTCGAGCAGTACGAAAACCCGGCGGTGATGTGGACCGGCGGCAAGGACTCCACGCTCGTCCTGTACATCGTCAAGGAGGTCGCGGACCGATTCGACCTCGAGGTACCGCCAGCGATCTTCATCGACCACTACCAGCACTTCGACGAGATTATCGAGTTCGTCGACCACTGGGCCGAGGAGTGGGACCTCGACGTCATCTTCGCTCGTAACACCAATATCGGCGAGTACGTCGACGAACACGGCCTCGAGCCGGGCGACGACATTCCCGTGGCGGACCTCGACGAGCACAACCGGCATCACATCGAGAACATCCTCGAGTACGAAGACGAGTCGTTCCCGTTCTTGCTCGACACCTACGCAGGGAATCACCTGCTGAAAACCGTCGCGCTCAACGACGCACTCGAGGAGTACGACATCGACGGAGTCATCTCCGGCGTTCGATGGGACGAACAGGAAGCCCGTGCCGACGAGACGTTCTTCTCGCCGCGTCACGACCCGGACATTTACCCGCCACACGACCGCGTCCAACCGATTTTGCACTTCGAAGAACGCGCCGTCTGGGAGGCGTTCTGGCAGTTCGTCGTCCCCGATACGGTCGAGCACTTCCCGGACGAGGGGTACGTCCCGGAGAGTGCAGACGACCTTCCGGAGGGTGTCGAGCAGGCTGACATCCCCGTCTCCCCGAAATACTGGGAGGGATTCCGGTCGCTGGGCAGTGAGATCAGCACGAAAAAGGCCGAAGACGAGCCGGCCTGGTTGCAGGACCTCGAGGGAACGACCGAGCGGGCCGGTCGCGCTCAGGACAAAGAGGACCTGATGGCTCGGCTGCGAGATCTGGGCTACATGTAG
- a CDS encoding cold-shock protein yields MAKGNVDFFNDTGGYGFISTDDADDDVFFHMEDVGGPDLEEGTEIEFDIEQAPKGPRATNVVRN; encoded by the coding sequence ATGGCGAAAGGAAACGTTGATTTCTTCAACGACACAGGCGGCTACGGTTTCATTTCGACGGACGACGCGGACGATGACGTATTCTTCCACATGGAAGACGTCGGCGGCCCGGACCTCGAAGAAGGCACCGAGATCGAATTCGACATCGAACAGGCCCCCAAAGGCCCTCGCGCGACGAACGTCGTCCGCAACTAA
- a CDS encoding universal stress protein — translation MNILVPFDIQPVSERAVRATLELFGDREDVHVVATHISDAKADPARIAASEIESLGDNYEASVEAEVRLIEGDPDSRAVIRKAITDIVASEDIDLVILGYESKSLFDRVLESDTTERLLQKHEIPVLLVP, via the coding sequence ATGAACATACTGGTGCCGTTCGATATCCAGCCGGTTAGCGAACGAGCGGTTCGAGCAACCCTCGAGCTCTTCGGCGATAGAGAGGACGTTCACGTCGTGGCGACACACATCAGTGACGCTAAAGCGGACCCCGCACGGATAGCGGCGAGCGAAATCGAGTCGCTCGGCGACAACTACGAAGCGTCGGTCGAAGCAGAGGTTCGACTCATCGAGGGCGATCCCGATTCCAGAGCCGTCATCAGAAAGGCGATTACCGATATCGTTGCCTCGGAAGATATCGACCTCGTCATCCTCGGTTACGAGTCGAAATCCCTGTTCGATCGGGTTCTCGAGAGCGACACGACCGAGCGACTTCTCCAGAAACACGAAATTCCCGTCCTGCTCGTCCCGTAA
- a CDS encoding DUF7333 family protein: protein MALEFDLPKTVGAFALIVAVGVGILLTMPMGMGTDTVLMMVLPSMAVFGAIALAIGVKHGEYRATQ from the coding sequence ATGGCACTCGAGTTCGATCTCCCGAAAACCGTTGGAGCGTTCGCACTGATCGTGGCAGTCGGCGTCGGTATTCTGCTAACCATGCCGATGGGAATGGGGACCGACACCGTTCTGATGATGGTGCTCCCATCGATGGCCGTGTTCGGAGCGATTGCGCTCGCAATTGGCGTCAAACACGGCGAGTATCGAGCGACTCAGTAG
- a CDS encoding aldo/keto reductase produces the protein MTNTDHSGDHPRANGMPTLGLGTWQLDDPEQCAESVANALEMGYRHVDTAQGYDNEEFVGRGIEAADVDRREVFLATKVSTSNLAYDDVIETTKTSLEKLGVDAVDLLYVHWPINTYDTEETLAAFDDLYDDGYIERVGVSNFEPRHIEEAVETLDAPIFANQVECHPLLPQTELRAVCAAHEIELVAYSPLARGKVFDVPEIGSVAEKHDVSEAQVSLAWLREKGITAIPKATGTDHLADNFASLSLELDDEDVTTLDSIDSVHREVDPDAAPWNLQ, from the coding sequence ATGACGAACACTGACCACAGTGGCGACCATCCGCGAGCGAACGGGATGCCTACTCTCGGCCTCGGCACCTGGCAGCTCGACGATCCGGAGCAGTGTGCCGAAAGCGTCGCCAACGCACTCGAGATGGGATACCGACACGTCGATACTGCCCAGGGCTACGACAACGAGGAGTTCGTCGGCCGCGGCATCGAAGCGGCCGACGTGGACCGCAGGGAGGTCTTTCTGGCGACGAAAGTATCGACGTCGAATCTGGCTTACGACGACGTCATCGAGACGACGAAAACGAGCCTCGAGAAACTGGGTGTCGATGCCGTCGACCTGTTGTACGTCCACTGGCCTATCAACACTTACGACACAGAAGAAACCCTCGCGGCGTTCGACGATCTCTACGACGACGGGTACATCGAGCGCGTGGGCGTGAGTAATTTCGAGCCACGACACATCGAAGAGGCGGTCGAGACACTCGATGCACCGATATTTGCCAACCAGGTCGAGTGCCATCCGCTGTTGCCACAGACCGAACTCCGGGCGGTCTGTGCAGCCCACGAAATCGAACTCGTCGCCTATTCACCGCTCGCTCGAGGGAAGGTGTTCGACGTCCCTGAAATTGGGTCCGTAGCCGAGAAACACGACGTCAGCGAAGCGCAGGTCAGTCTGGCCTGGCTACGTGAAAAGGGGATTACGGCGATACCGAAAGCCACTGGTACTGACCACCTCGCGGACAACTTCGCTTCGCTTTCCCTCGAGCTAGACGACGAAGACGTTACAACGCTTGACAGCATTGACAGTGTCCACCGCGAAGTCGATCCCGATGCGGCCCCTTGGAACCTCCAGTGA
- a CDS encoding Zn-ribbon domain-containing OB-fold protein codes for MSETDSSEATESLPEQLNHRTWTQALREGRLLGQRCRDCGAETATPSGACNTCGSRERETIELPTTGTLYTETTVAVAPQGFDGGYRVGIVDLGSTRVMARLEGDSDIGDSVELAGVLEVDSPVPVFE; via the coding sequence ATGAGCGAGACAGACTCGAGCGAGGCGACCGAATCGCTTCCGGAACAGTTGAACCACCGTACCTGGACGCAAGCGCTTCGTGAAGGGAGGCTTCTCGGCCAGCGCTGTCGCGACTGCGGCGCGGAAACTGCAACCCCGTCTGGGGCGTGTAACACCTGTGGGTCGCGCGAACGCGAGACCATCGAACTACCGACGACGGGCACGCTCTATACGGAAACGACGGTCGCCGTCGCCCCCCAGGGGTTCGACGGGGGCTACAGGGTCGGTATCGTCGACCTCGGTTCGACTCGCGTGATGGCCCGACTCGAAGGCGACAGCGACATCGGTGACTCGGTCGAACTCGCCGGCGTGCTCGAAGTCGATTCGCCGGTCCCTGTCTTCGAATAA